The genomic region TCAGAACACCCACCTGCTGCGTGAACTTGAATCGCTCGGCCAGCAGATGGATCAGCGCGGCGTCGATGTTGTCGATGCTCTCGCGGATGCTGTGCAGTGTCTCGATCGCGCGGGCGCGGTCATCCTGCCGGTCGTTCTCGGGCATGTGTCGAGGGTAGCGGGTCGGGGTCGTCAAGCGGCCCTGAGCAGGAACACCTCCGTCACGTTGGCCAAGGAAAGCACGTCGAGGCCCGCGGTCTCGGGATCGGCGTCGAGGATGTCCGCCATGCGCGCGAGCGCCTCCTCACGCTGATCGTCGGTCGCCGCGAGCATCGTGCTCACCGTCATCCAGCGGCGCAGGTAATGCTCGCGAGAGATCGGCTCGGTCCACGAGAGCCGCTCCGACCGCACGAGGACGAACCCAGGAGCCTCCGGCGCCTCCATGTCGTCGGCCCCGTCCTCGAGATGACGGCCGAACCCGGCTTCATCGGCATCGGCGTCGGGGTTCTCGTCGAGCAGGTGTGCGACGGCGCCGCATGCCCGGTCCCACGCGCATTCCAGGCCGGATACGTTCCACACCACCGCGAGCACGCCGCCGTCGCGCAGCACCCGAGCGATCTCGCGACAGGCAGGCTCGCGGTCGAACCAGTGGAATGCCTGGGCGACCACCACGAGGTCGACACTGCTGTCGGACAGCGGGAGGTGCTCTGCTGTGCCGATGCCGGCATCCACCCCCGGCAGCTTGCGCCGCAGCTCGGCGAGCATCT from Humibacter ginsenosidimutans harbors:
- a CDS encoding class I SAM-dependent methyltransferase: MPDPALARMFLTIGADYDRYRPGFPAEAADLAVAEVTGGSSDRVDDVLDLGAGTGKFTELLVTRAGHVRAVDPSEQMLAELRRKLPGVDAGIGTAEHLPLSDSSVDLVVVAQAFHWFDREPACREIARVLRDGGVLAVVWNVSGLECAWDRACGAVAHLLDENPDADADEAGFGRHLEDGADDMEAPEAPGFVLVRSERLSWTEPISREHYLRRWMTVSTMLAATDDQREEALARMADILDADPETAGLDVLSLANVTEVFLLRAA